One window of the Eucalyptus grandis isolate ANBG69807.140 chromosome 6, ASM1654582v1, whole genome shotgun sequence genome contains the following:
- the LOC104449115 gene encoding protein NOI4-like isoform X1 — MSEKGQPLPKFGEWDVNDPASAEGFTVIFNKARDEKKTGGKPESPGKADAQTKHTVDPGKPPTKKWLCCIQSSPAES; from the exons ATGTCG GAAAAGGGTCAACCACTGCCAAAGTTTGGCGAATGGGATGTCAATGACCCCGCTTCTGCTGAGGGATTTACTGTCATCTTCAACAAGGCTAGAGATGAGAAAAAGACCGGTGGCAAGCCTGAATCTCCAGGAAAGGCTGATGCTCAGACCAAGCATACAGTTGATCCCGGCAAGCCGCCAACT AAGAAGTGGTTATGCTGCATCCAGAGCTCACCTGCAGAATCTTGA
- the LOC104449115 gene encoding protein NOI4-like isoform X2 yields the protein MEKGQPLPKFGEWDVNDPASAEGFTVIFNKARDEKKTGGKPESPGKADAQTKHTVDPGKPPTKKWLCCIQSSPAES from the exons ATG GAAAAGGGTCAACCACTGCCAAAGTTTGGCGAATGGGATGTCAATGACCCCGCTTCTGCTGAGGGATTTACTGTCATCTTCAACAAGGCTAGAGATGAGAAAAAGACCGGTGGCAAGCCTGAATCTCCAGGAAAGGCTGATGCTCAGACCAAGCATACAGTTGATCCCGGCAAGCCGCCAACT AAGAAGTGGTTATGCTGCATCCAGAGCTCACCTGCAGAATCTTGA
- the LOC104449114 gene encoding transmembrane emp24 domain-containing protein p24beta2, producing MGCPSFRHVLVTMLALFLSLQAVSGIRFVIDREECFSHNVEYEGDTVHISFVVIKSDSSWHYSQDGVDLLVKGPSGDQIHDFRDKISEKFEFIAHHKGVHRFCFTNKSPYHETVDFDLHVGHFTYHDEHAKDEHFNPLMEQIGKLEEALYNIQFEQHWLEAQTERQAIVNDLMSRRAIHKAFFESAALIGASVLQVYLLRRLFERKLGMSRV from the exons ATGGGTTGTCCATCGTTCCGGCATGTCCTTGTCACAATGCTGGCGCTGTTTTTGAGCCTCCAAGCTGTGTCCGGGATTAGATTTGTCATTGACAGGGAGGAGTGCTTCTCTCACAATGTTGAATATGAAGGGGATACAGTGCACATTTCTTTTGTCGTGATCAAGTCTGACTCGTCTTGGCATTATAGTCAAGATGGCGTCGATCTTCTG GTGAAGGGACCTTCTGGTGATCAGATCCATGACTTTCGCGACAAGATAAGCGAGAAGTTTGAGTTCATCGCTCATCATAAAGGAGTCCACCGTTTCTGCTTCACTAACAAGTCTCCTTATCATGAAACCGTCGACTTCGACTTACATGTTGGGCATTTCACATACCATGATGAGCATGCAAAAGATG AGCATTTCAACCCTTTAATGGAGCAGATCGGAAAATTAGAAGAAGCTCTTTACAACATTCAATTCGAGCAGCACTGGCTAGAGGCTCAGACTGAACGGCAAGCAATAG TGAATGATTTGATGAGCCGGCGGGCAATTCATAAGGCCTTTTTCGAGTCAGCAGCACTCATTGGAGCAAGTGTTCTTCAAGTTTACCTGCTCCGTCGTCTATTTGAAAGGAAGCTTGGGATGTCAAGAGTATAG